Proteins encoded in a region of the Stieleria neptunia genome:
- a CDS encoding sensor histidine kinase has product MINEESKAPRSAYPRSLILSFAALLLLASTYCVYLFVRVDAVTRTNNRRAPSVGRLFDLRSRTNDAVQECFAFVISGDEAEKRDFETWAANYEQFSRSFLQQAALDAVSREQFDRVLEQQHQIAGSGRQMITTYAQTGVVDRADFDAFEHDVDQFSRAMAVLQRQLESEWATSQQNTALVWHQTRTESLVLGAVFAVLSATLLFLLLRRFHAYDQLREKAMTSIMESNRRFRLIFESEPQCVKLVDREGRLVDINSAGLQLLEAEREDVLGKCIFDVIVEEDRERFIKASQAVLRGESNRLEFEIVGLKGQHRTMTTRQVPIRYGSDETAHVLSITEDITEKRRIEQQLKDHRDKLAHASRVNLLGELVSSIAHELNQPLSAATNYAFVLEKLASESPVQTAAIREHAGRVRDQAHRAAEIVRGIRRLLKPNPADNQPTDIHQLIESSLGIMGPDLRARGVDLITQLHAESLTVDGHQVQLQQVLMNLFQNAIQAMDQVERSRRTLTIHTVSTTEHIEIRVKDTGNGIESEDKRDVFRTFFTTKPEGMGMGLAVARSIIEAHQGSLVVEESTPRGTVFLVVLPLSGEFADECCESKSMHC; this is encoded by the coding sequence ATGATCAACGAAGAATCGAAAGCTCCCCGATCCGCGTATCCCCGATCGCTGATCCTTTCGTTTGCGGCGCTGCTGCTGTTGGCGTCCACCTATTGTGTGTACTTGTTCGTGCGCGTCGACGCGGTGACCCGAACAAACAATCGTCGAGCGCCCTCGGTCGGTCGTTTGTTTGACCTTCGCAGCAGAACCAATGACGCCGTCCAAGAATGCTTTGCGTTCGTGATCTCGGGCGATGAGGCTGAAAAACGAGACTTCGAAACCTGGGCCGCGAACTACGAACAGTTCTCACGATCGTTCCTCCAGCAGGCGGCGTTGGACGCAGTCTCTCGCGAGCAATTCGATCGCGTGCTGGAGCAACAGCATCAGATCGCCGGCAGCGGCAGACAGATGATCACGACGTATGCCCAAACCGGGGTCGTCGATCGCGCAGACTTTGATGCCTTTGAACACGACGTGGACCAGTTCAGCCGGGCCATGGCTGTTTTGCAACGACAACTGGAAAGCGAATGGGCGACATCACAACAAAACACCGCGCTGGTGTGGCATCAAACCAGGACAGAGAGCCTCGTGCTGGGGGCGGTGTTCGCCGTCCTGTCTGCGACCCTGCTTTTTCTACTGCTACGCCGATTTCACGCCTACGATCAACTGCGTGAAAAGGCGATGACCAGCATCATGGAAAGCAACCGACGCTTCCGCTTGATCTTTGAGTCGGAGCCCCAGTGCGTCAAACTGGTCGACCGCGAAGGGCGTCTGGTCGACATCAACTCTGCCGGACTTCAGCTGCTCGAAGCCGAGCGGGAAGACGTCTTGGGGAAATGCATCTTCGATGTCATCGTCGAGGAAGATCGCGAGCGTTTCATCAAGGCGTCACAAGCGGTTCTGCGTGGGGAATCCAACCGTCTGGAATTCGAAATCGTCGGATTGAAGGGCCAGCATCGCACCATGACGACCCGCCAGGTTCCCATCCGATACGGAAGCGACGAGACGGCGCATGTGCTGAGTATTACCGAGGACATCACCGAGAAACGTCGCATCGAGCAACAACTCAAAGATCATCGCGATAAACTGGCACACGCCAGCCGCGTCAATCTGCTGGGCGAACTGGTTTCGTCGATCGCCCACGAACTGAATCAACCTCTTTCGGCGGCGACCAACTACGCCTTTGTCCTCGAGAAACTTGCTTCGGAGTCCCCCGTCCAGACCGCAGCCATCCGCGAACATGCCGGACGGGTTCGCGACCAGGCGCATCGCGCCGCCGAGATCGTCCGCGGCATCCGACGCCTCCTCAAGCCCAACCCGGCTGACAACCAGCCAACGGATATCCATCAGCTGATCGAAAGTTCGTTGGGCATCATGGGACCTGACCTTCGCGCCCGTGGCGTTGATCTCATCACTCAATTGCACGCCGAATCCCTGACGGTTGATGGCCATCAAGTGCAGCTCCAACAAGTGCTCATGAACCTGTTCCAAAACGCGATCCAGGCGATGGACCAGGTGGAACGCTCCCGGCGAACCCTGACCATTCACACCGTGTCGACAACCGAGCATATCGAGATCCGCGTCAAAGACACCGGAAACGGAATCGAGTCAGAAGACAAGCGAGATGTTTTTCGTACATTCTTCACGACGAAACCGGAAGGCATGGGCATGGGGCTGGCCGTTGCACGTTCCATCATTGAAGCCCACCAGGGATCACTCGTCGTTGAAGAATCCACCCCTCGCGGAACGGTCTTTCTCGTGGTGCTGCCACTCAGCGGAGAATTCGCCGATGAATGTTGCGAAAGCAAAAGTATGCATTGTTGA
- a CDS encoding acetyltransferase, with protein MKTVTMFLKERQSEDLIRVSRIDQLASPLESEVVARRQAGEEEQDESVFAKSALVFPSGEPLPRCWTDQKYQLH; from the coding sequence ATGAAGACCGTCACCATGTTTTTAAAAGAGCGCCAATCCGAGGACCTGATCCGGGTCAGCCGAATCGATCAACTCGCCAGTCCGCTGGAATCGGAAGTCGTCGCCAGACGGCAGGCGGGTGAAGAGGAGCAGGACGAAAGTGTGTTCGCCAAATCGGCCCTGGTGTTCCCCTCCGGCGAACCGCTGCCGCGATGCTGGACCGACCAGAAGTATCAGCTCCATTGA
- a CDS encoding transketolase, producing the protein MSTASATQTEHLHELSRQIRRWIIRCTSQADSGHPTSSLSSVELMVGLLFGDCFRFNLQQPDHPANDRLIFSKGHASPLFYSLWAAAGEIEPEDLMGYRTFGSRLEGHPTSRFRLTEAATGSLGQGLSIGVGMALTAKSLDRSPSRTFVLLGDSEMAEGSQWEAIQLAAHYQLDNLIGILDVNRLGQRGETMYGHDLTAYRDRIESFGWRCVLIEDGHDYDQVRRAYAALGEAGERSGKPTMLIARTIKGKGIPSLEDENGHHGKPVDQESLDQVLSQLGDPNRSIRGEIAPPVVYQPDPAASREVASVDYSLGDQVATRDAFGNALVRLADKYPRLVSLDGEVCNSTRSKRFRDQYPDRFFEMFVAEQNMVGAATGMALRGKTPFVSTFAAFLTRAFDQIRMAPYSDASIKFVGSHCGVSIGQDGPSQMGLEDIAMFRTIQNGLVLYPSDATSTEALVDLMADYDGIAYLRTTRGKLPVIYDAEETFQIGGSKVLRTSDADQVTLIAAGITLHECLSAQAMLQDRGIVARVIDLYSIKPLDHATVRQAADQSEVVFTVEDHFPEGGLGEAVLTSLSDHSTPVNCIAVRKRPLSGSPDELLDAEGISAAMIADAVTRWLIR; encoded by the coding sequence ATGTCGACTGCATCCGCAACGCAAACCGAACACCTGCACGAACTGTCGCGACAAATCCGTCGCTGGATCATTCGCTGCACCTCTCAGGCCGACTCAGGGCATCCGACCTCCTCCCTGTCGTCTGTCGAATTGATGGTGGGCCTGTTATTCGGAGATTGCTTTCGGTTCAATCTGCAGCAACCCGATCACCCCGCCAATGACCGATTGATCTTTTCCAAAGGCCACGCCTCGCCGCTGTTCTATTCACTTTGGGCCGCAGCGGGGGAGATTGAACCCGAGGATTTGATGGGCTATCGAACGTTTGGTAGCCGACTGGAAGGTCACCCCACGTCACGATTTCGTTTGACCGAAGCGGCAACTGGATCGCTCGGTCAAGGGCTTTCGATCGGGGTGGGCATGGCTTTAACAGCGAAGTCTCTCGACCGATCGCCCAGTCGGACGTTCGTCCTGTTGGGCGACAGCGAAATGGCGGAGGGTTCACAGTGGGAAGCGATCCAGTTGGCAGCTCACTATCAACTGGACAATTTGATCGGGATCTTGGATGTGAATCGTTTGGGCCAACGTGGCGAGACGATGTACGGTCACGATTTGACCGCCTACCGTGATCGCATCGAGTCGTTCGGTTGGCGATGCGTGCTGATCGAAGACGGACATGACTACGATCAGGTGCGACGAGCCTATGCGGCGCTCGGCGAGGCGGGCGAGCGGTCTGGCAAGCCGACCATGTTGATCGCCCGAACGATCAAGGGGAAAGGGATTCCGTCGTTGGAAGACGAAAACGGGCATCACGGCAAACCGGTTGACCAGGAATCACTTGATCAGGTCCTGTCGCAGTTAGGCGACCCGAACCGGTCAATCCGTGGCGAAATCGCTCCGCCGGTTGTGTATCAACCGGATCCCGCAGCTTCCCGCGAAGTCGCATCTGTCGATTATTCGCTGGGTGACCAAGTGGCGACTCGCGATGCGTTCGGTAACGCTTTGGTTCGATTGGCTGACAAGTACCCGCGATTGGTGTCGCTCGATGGCGAGGTCTGCAACTCGACTCGATCCAAACGCTTTCGTGATCAGTATCCGGATCGCTTTTTTGAGATGTTTGTTGCCGAACAGAATATGGTCGGCGCCGCGACGGGGATGGCACTGCGTGGCAAAACTCCATTCGTTTCCACGTTTGCAGCGTTCTTGACCCGTGCGTTTGATCAGATTCGTATGGCGCCGTATTCAGACGCTTCGATCAAATTTGTCGGATCGCACTGCGGCGTCTCGATCGGCCAGGACGGACCGTCGCAAATGGGTCTCGAAGACATCGCGATGTTTCGTACGATCCAAAACGGTTTGGTGCTGTACCCCAGCGATGCTACGTCGACCGAAGCACTCGTCGATTTGATGGCCGATTACGATGGGATCGCCTACCTGAGAACGACGCGAGGCAAGCTTCCGGTCATTTACGATGCGGAGGAAACATTCCAGATCGGAGGCAGCAAGGTGCTGCGGACGAGCGACGCAGACCAAGTGACATTGATTGCCGCGGGCATCACATTGCATGAATGTTTGTCGGCACAGGCAATGTTGCAAGACCGCGGGATTGTGGCACGCGTGATCGATCTCTATTCGATCAAACCGCTCGATCATGCGACGGTGCGGCAGGCCGCAGACCAGAGCGAGGTTGTTTTCACTGTCGAAGACCATTTTCCCGAGGGCGGACTCGGCGAGGCGGTGTTGACCAGTTTGTCCGATCACTCCACCCCGGTGAACTGCATCGCAGTCCGCAAACGTCCGCTCAGCGGATCGCCGGACGAGCTGCTCGACGCCGAAGGGATCTCAGCGGCCATGATCGCCGATGCGGTCACACGGTGGCTGATACGCTAA
- a CDS encoding c-type cytochrome, translating into MKDFLKKIALLGLVLAVIGLLVLVSGIMPVKASSGHWPITRWILGFASDRSVAFHSNGTEVPPLDEPGMLTLGAGIYQSNCKWCHGRPGLPSPPVPAAMTPAPPYLPDVLHELEPSEMFYIVKHGIKFTGMPAWPTRQRDDEIWPLVAFLKQFSKMSVAEYQDLVHVTENSDAPAIVTEACAVCHAADGMGRDNARVPILAGQNEVYLRESLQAFAKGDRHSGVMEPIAARLSQPEIVAAAKWYAGQQPTMPDRSDLDAEEIRAGRKLISQQDDSLKVAACSECHGVWNDPSYPVLAGQPAEFLSRQLTLFRKRSRGGAGSGNLMHKIADAIDEEQSQQIASYFASLTRDPTGEDE; encoded by the coding sequence ATGAAGGACTTTTTGAAAAAGATTGCGCTGCTCGGCTTGGTTTTGGCAGTGATCGGTCTACTCGTGTTGGTTTCCGGCATCATGCCCGTCAAGGCCAGCAGCGGGCATTGGCCGATCACCCGTTGGATTCTCGGTTTTGCCAGCGATCGCTCCGTCGCCTTTCACAGCAACGGAACGGAGGTTCCTCCGCTGGACGAGCCCGGTATGCTGACGTTGGGCGCGGGCATCTACCAGTCCAATTGCAAATGGTGCCACGGTCGCCCCGGCTTGCCGTCGCCCCCGGTCCCAGCGGCGATGACTCCCGCGCCGCCGTACTTGCCCGACGTGCTGCACGAGTTGGAACCGTCCGAGATGTTTTACATCGTGAAACACGGAATCAAGTTTACCGGGATGCCCGCGTGGCCGACCCGCCAACGCGACGACGAGATCTGGCCATTGGTGGCGTTTCTGAAACAGTTCAGCAAGATGAGCGTCGCGGAATACCAGGACCTGGTCCACGTCACCGAGAACTCCGACGCGCCTGCAATCGTGACGGAAGCCTGCGCGGTTTGTCATGCAGCCGATGGGATGGGCCGCGACAATGCCCGCGTGCCGATCCTCGCCGGCCAAAACGAGGTCTACTTGCGGGAGTCACTGCAAGCGTTTGCCAAGGGTGATCGACATAGCGGAGTGATGGAGCCGATCGCCGCGCGGCTGAGTCAGCCGGAAATCGTCGCGGCGGCGAAGTGGTACGCCGGGCAACAGCCGACGATGCCGGATCGATCCGATTTGGACGCCGAAGAAATCCGAGCAGGACGTAAACTGATTTCGCAGCAAGACGACTCGCTGAAAGTCGCCGCCTGTTCGGAGTGCCACGGTGTGTGGAATGATCCGTCCTACCCGGTTTTGGCTGGGCAACCCGCCGAATTCTTGAGTCGTCAGCTGACGTTATTCCGGAAGCGATCACGAGGAGGCGCTGGCAGCGGCAATCTGATGCACAAAATCGCCGATGCCATCGATGAAGAACAATCACAACAGATCGCCAGCTATTTCGCGTCACTGACCCGCGACCCGACGGGAGAAGACGAATGA
- a CDS encoding cytochrome c oxidase assembly protein, whose protein sequence is MRLLIWNLGWVILTAAWMGPLPDMARHSFAAHMTLHMLVVAIVAPMLSLAAAGRRFDPVRVWPAFFAPVPASVGELIIVWAWHGPGLHHWARHDTLGFVVEQSMFLAAGTWVWLSAFGGTQPRTHQRSAAGVVGLLLTSMHMTLLGALLALSPRLLFHHPHGMSGLTPLEDQHLGGAVMLVVGGIVYLAGGLVLTADLLRNRSAALTSRQNESTTRPSTVEASA, encoded by the coding sequence ATGCGTTTGCTGATTTGGAATCTCGGGTGGGTCATTTTAACAGCAGCATGGATGGGTCCACTTCCCGACATGGCCCGCCACTCGTTTGCCGCACACATGACCTTGCACATGTTGGTCGTTGCGATCGTGGCTCCGATGCTTTCGCTCGCCGCCGCCGGACGTCGCTTTGATCCGGTCCGAGTGTGGCCGGCATTTTTTGCACCGGTTCCCGCATCGGTCGGGGAGTTGATCATCGTGTGGGCCTGGCACGGACCGGGGCTACACCATTGGGCCAGACACGACACGCTCGGATTCGTCGTGGAACAGTCGATGTTTTTGGCCGCCGGCACGTGGGTTTGGCTGTCGGCATTCGGGGGCACGCAACCACGTACCCACCAGCGCAGTGCCGCCGGAGTGGTCGGATTGCTGCTCACCTCGATGCACATGACCTTACTCGGCGCGCTGCTGGCCTTGTCGCCGCGTTTGCTGTTTCATCATCCACACGGCATGAGCGGTTTGACACCGTTGGAAGATCAACATCTCGGCGGCGCAGTGATGTTGGTCGTCGGCGGCATTGTTTACCTGGCGGGCGGTCTGGTGCTGACGGCAGATCTCTTGCGGAATCGTTCGGCGGCACTGACGTCCCGGCAGAATGAATCAACCACGCGCCCCTCGACGGTGGAGGCATCAGCATGA
- a CDS encoding transmembrane prediction — protein MTETSERSGVYSGVNGNDHGSAIWWIVAAPSVWAAHFLASYLTAAIFCAKFADSDRSAGEVQMAVMAYTVLAMVILAGVGWVGYRRHQSGHDGGPHDGDTRADQRRLVGLSTFLLSCLSAVATVFTALVLYFVGTCH, from the coding sequence ATGACCGAGACGAGTGAACGCAGCGGCGTCTACAGCGGCGTCAATGGCAACGATCACGGCAGCGCGATCTGGTGGATCGTCGCGGCGCCCTCGGTCTGGGCCGCTCATTTCTTGGCGAGCTATCTGACCGCCGCGATCTTTTGCGCCAAGTTCGCGGACTCGGATCGCTCGGCCGGCGAGGTTCAGATGGCGGTGATGGCTTATACCGTGCTGGCGATGGTCATCCTTGCCGGCGTCGGTTGGGTCGGTTATCGCCGCCATCAAAGTGGCCATGATGGCGGCCCACACGACGGTGACACCCGTGCCGATCAACGTCGTCTCGTCGGACTGTCGACGTTTCTGTTGTCATGCTTGAGTGCGGTTGCGACCGTTTTCACCGCCCTGGTGCTGTACTTCGTGGGGACCTGTCACTGA
- the ctaD gene encoding cytochrome c oxidase subunit I, protein MNADEFSDASGDDRLDASAKRLLDAWRTPTRWRYWSAVNNSEVGLWYVVASFTFFLFGGILALLMRIQLAIPDNDFLTADQYNQIFTMHGSVMMFLFAVPILEAISILLLPEMLGARDLPFPRLSAYGFWCFVIGGVFVCGSIFFGVAPEGGWFMYPPMTTEYQTGVGVDIWLLGLSFIEVASIAAAVELIVGVLKCRPPGMQLNLIPLYAWYILVVAVMILFAFPPLIAGDLLMELQRSLDWPFFDASRGGDPMLWQHLFWIFGHPEVYIVFLPSIALIAMIVPTFARTPMVGYGWIVLAAVGTGFLSFGLWVHHMFTTGLPAISIGIFSAASQAVAIPTGIQLFCFIATLLIGRVTKSVCLLFTLGGLATFIIGGLTGVMVAVAPFDYQAHDTYFIVGHLHYVLIGGTIFPIVAGVYYYYPAVTGKQLSERLGRYAFWSMLIGFNVSFFPMHLSGLLGMPRRVYTYPAELEVMTLNLISTVGAFVLAIGFVIFLFDVLRSKKNQPLAPRNVWNAGTLEWLAEVPDKPWGVRSIPIVTSRYPLWDQEGFVEDVDAGHFYLPDAEEGLRETLVTSVVDAEPIQCLRVPGPTFLTHFAAIFTGGVFILSTYHWYSAAAISGLFAFITILTWLWTGTAWIPEKQDKDVGRGVTLPIYVSGSKAVGWWAMFITMLGDMTAFISLVFGYFFYWTTHDDFPPDGSTGPGWIWPAVALLMIAIGYVATLAARKWNRQNHAAGFYAAIVCGVVCSLGGAAAVLYGPFTHHMDPTAHVYPAIVWVLTGWTALHVVLGVVMHVYCAARRAAGRMTARCDADIVNVTLYWHFLLLTTAITCLVIAGFPMVAR, encoded by the coding sequence CGCATCCGGTGACGACCGACTCGATGCCAGTGCGAAACGCTTGCTGGACGCATGGCGTACGCCGACGCGTTGGCGGTATTGGTCGGCGGTCAACAACTCGGAAGTCGGCCTGTGGTACGTCGTCGCCTCGTTCACGTTCTTTCTGTTCGGCGGCATCCTGGCGCTGTTGATGCGGATCCAGTTGGCGATCCCCGACAACGATTTTTTGACCGCCGATCAGTACAACCAGATCTTCACGATGCACGGCAGCGTGATGATGTTTCTGTTCGCGGTGCCGATCCTGGAAGCGATTTCCATCTTGCTGTTACCCGAGATGCTGGGTGCACGCGATCTGCCCTTCCCTCGACTCTCCGCTTATGGTTTTTGGTGTTTCGTGATCGGTGGCGTCTTCGTCTGCGGCTCGATCTTCTTCGGCGTGGCGCCGGAGGGTGGCTGGTTCATGTACCCGCCGATGACCACCGAATACCAGACCGGTGTCGGCGTCGACATTTGGCTGCTGGGACTGTCGTTTATTGAAGTGGCGTCGATCGCGGCGGCTGTCGAGTTGATTGTCGGCGTTTTGAAATGTCGTCCACCGGGCATGCAGTTGAACCTGATTCCACTTTATGCGTGGTACATCCTGGTCGTCGCCGTGATGATCCTGTTTGCGTTTCCGCCGTTGATCGCGGGCGACTTGCTGATGGAACTGCAGCGGTCGCTCGATTGGCCGTTCTTCGACGCATCGCGTGGCGGCGACCCGATGTTGTGGCAACACCTGTTTTGGATTTTTGGTCACCCCGAAGTCTACATCGTATTTCTGCCGTCGATCGCGTTGATCGCCATGATCGTCCCCACGTTCGCTCGCACGCCGATGGTCGGCTACGGTTGGATCGTTTTGGCAGCGGTCGGAACGGGTTTTCTGTCCTTCGGCTTGTGGGTACACCACATGTTCACGACGGGATTGCCGGCGATTTCGATCGGCATTTTTTCGGCCGCCTCACAAGCGGTCGCGATTCCGACCGGGATTCAGCTGTTCTGTTTCATCGCCACACTGTTGATCGGGCGCGTCACCAAATCGGTCTGCTTGCTGTTCACGCTGGGCGGATTGGCGACCTTTATCATCGGCGGTTTGACAGGCGTGATGGTTGCGGTGGCTCCCTTCGATTACCAGGCACATGACACGTACTTCATCGTCGGACATCTGCACTACGTGCTGATCGGCGGCACGATCTTTCCGATCGTCGCCGGCGTCTATTACTACTATCCGGCGGTCACCGGCAAACAACTTTCCGAACGACTGGGGCGGTACGCATTCTGGTCGATGCTGATCGGATTCAACGTCAGCTTTTTCCCCATGCACCTGAGCGGTTTGCTGGGGATGCCGCGCCGCGTCTACACCTATCCGGCTGAACTGGAGGTGATGACGTTAAATTTAATTTCCACCGTTGGTGCCTTCGTGCTGGCGATCGGGTTTGTGATTTTCCTCTTTGATGTGCTGCGGTCCAAAAAGAACCAACCTCTCGCGCCGAGAAACGTCTGGAATGCGGGCACGCTGGAATGGTTGGCGGAAGTGCCCGACAAGCCTTGGGGGGTGCGGAGCATTCCGATCGTCACCAGCCGCTATCCGCTCTGGGATCAAGAGGGGTTTGTCGAAGATGTCGACGCGGGCCATTTTTACCTGCCCGATGCAGAAGAGGGACTGCGGGAGACGCTGGTGACATCGGTGGTCGATGCCGAGCCGATCCAATGTTTGCGGGTTCCGGGACCGACGTTCCTGACGCACTTCGCAGCAATCTTCACCGGCGGAGTGTTCATCCTGTCCACGTACCACTGGTATTCCGCCGCAGCGATCAGCGGTTTGTTTGCATTCATCACGATTCTCACTTGGCTGTGGACCGGCACGGCATGGATTCCGGAAAAGCAAGACAAGGACGTCGGGCGTGGTGTGACATTGCCGATCTACGTGTCGGGATCCAAGGCGGTCGGCTGGTGGGCGATGTTCATCACGATGCTGGGTGACATGACCGCGTTCATTTCGCTGGTGTTTGGATACTTTTTCTATTGGACGACCCACGATGATTTTCCGCCGGACGGATCAACCGGGCCGGGGTGGATCTGGCCCGCCGTCGCGTTGCTGATGATCGCCATTGGATACGTCGCCACATTGGCCGCGCGGAAATGGAATCGACAAAACCACGCCGCAGGGTTCTATGCCGCGATCGTTTGCGGCGTGGTGTGCAGTCTCGGCGGCGCCGCGGCCGTGTTGTACGGTCCGTTTACACACCACATGGATCCAACCGCCCACGTCTATCCGGCCATCGTGTGGGTCTTGACCGGCTGGACGGCGCTGCATGTTGTCCTGGGCGTCGTGATGCACGTCTACTGTGCCGCCAGACGAGCGGCCGGTCGGATGACGGCACGCTGCGACGCGGACATCGTCAACGTCACCCTGTATTGGCATTTCCTGTTGTTGACCACCGCGATCACCTGCCTGGTGATCGCCGGATTTCCAATGGTGGCGAGGTGA